A DNA window from Candidatus Zixiibacteriota bacterium contains the following coding sequences:
- a CDS encoding MerR family transcriptional regulator, with protein MKQKTGDMISGKLYYSIREVSEITSIKPYVLRFWEKEFPTLRPKKNRAGNRTYQLKDIELLKQIKNLLYDEGYTIEGARSQLRGFKASEVVNVEKAEDKEIDKDKMKNLLRDIKQELGEILKIIS; from the coding sequence GCTCTACTACTCCATCCGGGAAGTAAGCGAGATAACCAGCATCAAGCCTTACGTGCTGAGATTCTGGGAAAAGGAATTTCCTACTCTTAGACCGAAAAAGAACCGGGCTGGCAACCGCACCTATCAGTTGAAAGATATTGAGCTGTTAAAGCAGATAAAAAATCTGCTGTACGATGAGGGGTATACCATTGAGGGAGCCAGGTCTCAGCTAAGGGGATTCAAGGCTTCAGAGGTGGTGAACGTGGAGAAGGCGGAAGATAAAGAGATAGACAAAGATAAGATGAAAAATCTCCTGCGGGATATTAAGCAGGAGCTTGGCGAGATATTGAAGATAATAAGTTGA